A genomic stretch from candidate division WOR-3 bacterium includes:
- a CDS encoding MBL fold metallo-hydrolase, with protein MKIEVKKFVVGPLSTNCYILYETSSRYAVMIDPGTEATKIEKFIEEEKITLTAILLTHGHFDHIMGVDYYSKKFSIPVYIHEFDYPMLLDPIKNHSAFFGIPFSFEGKPTLIDKEKSLFIGPFSLKVIETPGHTKGSICILTSDYLFSGDTLFVDSIGRTDFPESEPMKMQASLKKLVSLEEDIIVHPGHMASAKMAIVKKKNPFLRF; from the coding sequence ATGAAAATCGAGGTTAAAAAATTCGTAGTAGGGCCTCTAAGCACCAATTGTTATATCCTATATGAAACCTCGTCAAGATATGCGGTAATGATTGACCCTGGAACGGAAGCCACCAAAATTGAAAAGTTCATTGAGGAAGAAAAAATCACCCTTACGGCGATCCTGCTTACCCACGGCCACTTTGACCACATCATGGGAGTGGACTACTATTCAAAAAAATTCAGCATTCCAGTTTATATTCACGAATTTGACTATCCAATGCTTTTAGATCCCATTAAAAACCACTCCGCTTTCTTTGGCATACCTTTTTCTTTTGAAGGAAAACCCACATTGATTGATAAAGAAAAATCTCTTTTCATCGGCCCCTTTTCCCTTAAAGTAATCGAAACTCCAGGGCATACCAAGGGCTCAATATGTATCCTAACCAGTGACTATCTCTTTTCCGGAGACACCCTTTTCGTTGATTCCATCGGAAGAACCGACTTTCCTGAAAGCGAACCCATGAAAATGCAAGCATCTCTTAAAAAATTGGTATCCCTTGAGGAAGACATCATAGTCCATCCCGGACATATGGCAAGTGCAAAAATGGCTATTGTAAAAAAGAAAAACCCCTTCTTAAGATTTTGA
- a CDS encoding DUF5916 domain-containing protein encodes MLVAKIFGYLILSQMVKILPYEKEFVFYPFRGLRPTYEANIEVCVYEDSFSVEFQTPSYVVVRKSLTRDSFDPNSEACFYLLVKTRSNTAEGYLFAVNANNIQLDGLVHSYDNIVTSWDEVWSSKVEVKDSLWNVIITIPFKVFRENFDSLYFYFTWTVFTPSGIEIVSSYPIPEGYSRFDLRFADFSFPALKKRFDRLFSFTPYLAVIRENSMTTKIGAELKLVKGDMTLQSTINPERYSIEGDIDQFNLKRRRSIKLEEKRPFFTEGLDLWKMPFEAFYSRSIGDFIGGVKLGLNKNTFRFQGLILYEDSVISHYSPSRILTASVASYRPSKAFENRLFFITKGDTVGAGVNANFFLPYGFKVKTQFTRAQGNDFYLEVKRFSKTGFWVSSGAERLDANFNLPTAYISYFENTISYWIFSGITKTFERKYFTEASLSFGYTYSNFLDGAPFERFGNVYATVYPISSVELTFGVEPMKTFYEGVYYNNINYIISTALGVSKPSTLYFEYIWGENYGNNLRFLNLCGNFSISGKLYCEGGAGFVEEGPSEDQRVYLMGSYSPMERVYLRFFSQRSTLSDRTDLNLMFQYEFFAGSNIFVVINRTVRSGQVSTPVMLKVAYELRF; translated from the coding sequence TGAAGCCAATATTGAAGTTTGTGTTTATGAAGATTCCTTTTCTGTAGAGTTTCAAACACCATCTTATGTTGTGGTTCGGAAGAGTTTAACGCGGGATAGTTTTGACCCGAATAGCGAGGCCTGTTTTTATCTCCTGGTAAAAACTCGTTCAAATACGGCAGAAGGTTACCTTTTTGCGGTTAATGCCAACAATATTCAGCTTGATGGGCTTGTCCACAGTTATGATAACATTGTTACATCCTGGGATGAAGTGTGGAGTTCAAAGGTTGAGGTCAAGGATTCCTTGTGGAATGTGATAATTACAATTCCCTTTAAGGTATTCCGTGAAAATTTTGATTCCCTTTATTTTTACTTCACCTGGACTGTTTTTACGCCAAGTGGAATAGAGATTGTGAGTTCATATCCAATACCTGAGGGATACAGCCGATTTGACCTCAGATTTGCTGACTTTTCTTTTCCTGCTTTGAAGAAAAGGTTTGACAGACTCTTTTCCTTTACGCCATACCTTGCAGTGATTCGAGAAAATTCTATGACTACAAAGATTGGAGCAGAGTTGAAGCTGGTAAAGGGCGATATGACCCTCCAATCGACTATAAACCCGGAGAGATATTCCATTGAAGGAGACATAGACCAGTTTAACTTAAAAAGAAGGCGGAGTATAAAGCTTGAAGAAAAGAGGCCCTTCTTCACAGAGGGACTTGACCTCTGGAAAATGCCCTTTGAGGCCTTTTATTCGAGGAGTATCGGTGACTTTATTGGTGGGGTAAAGCTGGGATTGAATAAAAATACCTTTAGGTTTCAAGGCCTTATTTTGTACGAGGATTCGGTGATTTCACATTACAGTCCATCTCGTATTTTAACCGCTTCTGTTGCGAGTTATAGGCCCTCAAAGGCCTTTGAGAACAGGTTGTTCTTTATAACAAAGGGGGATACCGTAGGTGCGGGAGTTAATGCCAATTTCTTTTTGCCTTATGGCTTTAAAGTAAAGACACAATTCACAAGGGCTCAGGGTAATGATTTTTACTTGGAAGTCAAAAGGTTTTCTAAAACGGGTTTCTGGGTCTCCTCCGGTGCCGAGAGGCTGGATGCTAATTTTAATTTACCAACGGCCTATATTTCTTACTTTGAAAATACCATTTCCTATTGGATATTCTCAGGTATAACAAAAACCTTTGAAAGGAAATATTTTACTGAAGCGAGTCTCTCCTTCGGCTATACCTATTCCAACTTTTTAGATGGAGCGCCTTTTGAAAGGTTTGGGAATGTTTATGCGACGGTATATCCCATAAGCAGTGTTGAACTTACCTTTGGAGTGGAACCGATGAAGACCTTTTACGAGGGGGTATATTACAACAACATCAATTATATAATCTCGACTGCCTTAGGAGTTTCAAAACCTTCTACACTCTATTTTGAGTACATCTGGGGCGAAAACTACGGGAACAATCTAAGGTTTTTGAACCTGTGTGGCAACTTTTCTATTTCTGGGAAGCTTTACTGCGAAGGGGGTGCAGGTTTTGTTGAGGAAGGGCCATCAGAGGACCAGAGAGTTTATTTAATGGGGTCTTATTCTCCCATGGAGAGGGTTTATTTGCGTTTCTTTTCCCAGAGGAGCACTCTGAGTGATAGAACGGACTTAAATTTGATGTTCCAGTATGAATTCTTTGCAGGCAGCAACATTTTTGTGGTTATTAACAGAACGGTAAGAAGCGGGCAGGTTTCTACCCCTGTTATGTTGAAAGTGGCCTACGAGCTGAGATTTTAG